From a region of the Lactuca sativa cultivar Salinas chromosome 4, Lsat_Salinas_v11, whole genome shotgun sequence genome:
- the LOC111921920 gene encoding uncharacterized protein LOC111921920, with amino-acid sequence MHCNNYNKKGHIARYCRDSAEQANPAANVGASRACYCCGETGHCKWDCPKAKNTNTGGVGRILALGQGEAREDAVVVTGTLLLDNSYACILFDSGVKRSFASHKFKKLLRKNPQSLKDTYIVEMTNGNTESTNDIYSGCTLTLHNHSFKIDLLPVSIKRFDIIIGMDWLCSNRADILCYKRVVHLNLSSGETLVVYGNKPSVKLQISSCVKTQQYLRKEYHAFLAHVVDKKHEVKNIKDITEVCNFSDVFP; translated from the coding sequence atgcactgcaacAACTATAATAAAAAAGGGCATATTGCCCGTTATTGTAGGGATTCTGCCGAACAAGCCAACCCGGCCGCCAACGTCGGAGCAAGCCGAGCTTGTTACTGTTGTGGGGAAACTGGGCACTGCAAGTGGGACTGCCCAAAAGCTAAAAACACAAACACCGGTGGTGTCGGAAGGATTTTGGCCTTAGGACAGGGGGAAGCAAGGGAAGACGCCGTGGTGGTTACCGGTACgcttctcctcgataactcatatgcatgcatattattcgatagtggagtgaAGAGGAGTTTCGCTAGCCACAAATTCAAAAAATTATTAAGAAAAAATCCCCAATCACTAAAAGATACATACATCGTAGAAATGACTAATGGAAATACAGAAAGCACTAATGACATATACTCAGGATGTACCCTCACTCTACACAATCACTCATTCAAAATAGATCTATTGCCGGTTTCGATAAAAAGATTTGacatcatcattggcatggattggttatgttCAAATCGTGCTGACATTTTGTGTTACAAAAGGGTCGTACACCTTAACCTTTCGAGTGGCGAAACTCTTGTCGTCTACGGCAACAAACCTAGTGTAAAACTACAAATCAGCTCTTGcgtcaaaacccaacagtatctCCGCAAGGAATACCacgccttcttagcccacgtagtggataagaaacatgaggtgaAGAACATCAAGGACATTACGGAGGTCTGTAATTTCTCGGACGTATTCCCATAA